In a genomic window of Akkermansia massiliensis:
- a CDS encoding DNA gyrase/topoisomerase IV subunit A, with translation MTQPAHIAPASQSVEGMYADYFLDYASYVILERAVPKINDGFKPVQRRILHAMDRLDDGRYSKVANIVGDTMKFHPHGDRSIADALVGLGQKGLLIDTQGNWGNILTGDPAAASRYIEARFTSFAREVVFSPKVTEWQLSYDGRNKEPVSLPVKFPLLLAQGAEGIAVGLSSKILPHNFNELIEASIAHLRGQPFQLLPDFPTGGVMDATNYRDGERGTGRVRIRARILTESKKLLRITEIPFGVTTEILIDTIVSAAEKGKIKIARIEDNTAQHVDILVHLPAGVDPEQTRKALFAFSACEVSISPNACVIVEEKPRFMCVSDILRYNTDSTREILRQEQEIRLKELNEAWHQASLEKIFIENRIYLSIEDSETWEEVLGTIDRELQPFAAQLRAPITRDDLVRLTEIKIKRISKFDAFKADQHIRQLEADIEQTQKNLSQLTKFTIRWFEALRKKYGAAYPRKTEISSFGSVDRAQVAVANETLYIDEEGFAGYGVKKGNPVCKCSTLDDVLVIDSTGVLKIVRIQDKFFAGKNPLYISVIKKDDDPVFNLIYRDGRDGPVYAKRFRIGGFTRDKEYPLTRGAKGTRIFHFSVHETEENSSQISVNVYLKAVLKLRNLVRPFHFADLRIKNRGVQGNIITKHPVERVSRIMPPAKTGDEETEEETPSPSAATEQAENTSVPDTETPQAGTSPGPEEPPAGPALEQGSLFDS, from the coding sequence GTGACTCAACCCGCCCACATTGCTCCCGCGAGCCAGTCCGTGGAAGGCATGTATGCCGACTACTTTCTGGATTACGCCTCGTACGTCATCCTGGAACGGGCCGTACCCAAGATCAATGACGGGTTCAAGCCCGTGCAGCGCCGCATCCTGCACGCCATGGACCGGCTGGACGACGGGCGCTATAGTAAAGTGGCGAACATCGTGGGGGACACGATGAAATTCCACCCGCACGGCGACCGCTCCATTGCGGACGCGCTGGTGGGGCTGGGACAGAAAGGGCTGCTCATTGACACGCAGGGGAACTGGGGCAACATCCTGACCGGGGATCCCGCGGCGGCCTCCCGCTACATTGAAGCGCGCTTCACCTCCTTCGCCCGTGAGGTCGTCTTCAGCCCCAAGGTCACGGAATGGCAGCTTTCCTATGACGGCAGGAACAAGGAGCCGGTCAGCCTTCCCGTCAAATTCCCCCTGCTCCTCGCCCAGGGAGCGGAAGGCATTGCCGTAGGCCTTTCCAGCAAAATTCTTCCCCACAATTTCAACGAACTGATTGAAGCCTCCATCGCGCACTTGCGCGGCCAGCCCTTCCAGCTTCTGCCGGACTTCCCGACCGGAGGCGTGATGGACGCCACCAACTACCGGGACGGGGAACGCGGCACAGGGCGCGTCCGCATCCGGGCGCGCATCCTCACGGAATCGAAGAAGCTTCTCCGCATCACGGAAATTCCGTTCGGGGTCACCACGGAAATCCTGATTGATACCATCGTCTCCGCCGCGGAAAAGGGGAAGATCAAAATAGCCCGCATCGAGGACAATACGGCCCAGCACGTGGACATCCTGGTGCATCTCCCGGCCGGAGTGGACCCGGAGCAGACCAGGAAAGCCCTGTTCGCCTTCTCCGCCTGCGAGGTCAGCATCTCCCCGAACGCCTGCGTCATCGTGGAGGAAAAGCCCCGGTTCATGTGCGTGAGCGACATCCTGCGCTACAACACGGACTCCACCAGGGAAATCCTGCGCCAGGAACAGGAAATACGCCTCAAGGAACTGAACGAGGCATGGCACCAGGCAAGCCTGGAAAAGATTTTCATTGAAAACCGCATTTACCTCTCCATTGAAGATTCCGAGACGTGGGAGGAAGTCCTCGGCACCATTGACCGGGAATTGCAGCCGTTTGCCGCCCAGCTGCGCGCGCCCATCACCAGGGACGACCTGGTGCGGCTGACGGAAATTAAAATCAAGCGCATCTCCAAGTTTGACGCGTTCAAGGCGGACCAGCACATCCGGCAGCTTGAAGCGGACATTGAACAGACGCAGAAGAATCTCAGCCAGCTCACCAAATTCACCATCCGCTGGTTTGAAGCCCTGCGCAAGAAGTACGGCGCAGCCTATCCCAGGAAAACGGAAATCTCCTCCTTCGGCTCCGTGGACCGCGCCCAGGTGGCCGTGGCCAATGAAACGCTGTATATTGACGAAGAAGGCTTCGCCGGGTACGGCGTCAAGAAGGGAAACCCCGTCTGCAAATGCTCCACGCTGGACGACGTGCTGGTCATCGACAGCACGGGCGTGCTCAAGATCGTGCGGATTCAGGACAAATTCTTCGCCGGTAAAAACCCCCTTTATATTTCCGTCATCAAGAAGGATGATGACCCCGTGTTCAACCTGATCTACCGGGACGGAAGGGACGGCCCCGTGTACGCCAAGCGCTTCCGCATAGGCGGTTTCACCAGGGACAAGGAATACCCGCTCACCCGCGGCGCGAAGGGAACGCGCATCTTCCACTTCTCCGTGCATGAAACGGAGGAAAACAGCTCCCAGATCAGCGTGAACGTCTATCTGAAGGCCGTGCTGAAGCTCCGCAACCTGGTCAGGCCCTTCCACTTCGCGGACCTGAGGATTAAAAACCGCGGGGTCCAAGGCAACATCATTACCAAACATCCGGTGGAGCGCGTCTCCCGCATCATGCCCCCGGCGAAAACCGGAGACGAGGAAACGGAGGAAGAAACGCCCTCCCCTTCCGCTGCCACGGAACAGGCGGAAAACACGTCCGTTCCGGATACGGAGACGCCGCAGGCCGGAACATCTCCCGGACCGGAGGAACCTCCTGCCGGACCGGCACTGGAGCAGGGCTCCCTGTTTGACTCCTGA
- a CDS encoding putative peptidoglycan-binding domain-containing protein, translating into MNTTEKKMAAAILRFEDDRVTGPASLRVSRLPAADKGGKWEICGICDGFEPAVFNRLKALLDAGKQEEAWEGCLQYILDNTAAVRSWIGSDAHPGIEFFLRDHYFNSGSKNTGKILQRALNDHGAGIAVDGIPGKQTRQTLQTVLAESGERKLLDSLYERRESFYCSCRQFSTFGNGWRNRCKNAYEFAAALA; encoded by the coding sequence ATGAATACTACAGAAAAAAAGATGGCTGCGGCCATTCTCCGCTTTGAAGACGATCGCGTCACCGGGCCGGCCTCCCTGCGCGTTTCCCGCCTTCCTGCCGCTGACAAGGGCGGCAAGTGGGAAATCTGCGGCATCTGCGACGGCTTTGAACCCGCCGTATTCAACCGCCTCAAAGCCTTGCTTGACGCCGGAAAACAGGAAGAAGCCTGGGAAGGCTGTCTTCAATATATTCTGGACAATACCGCCGCCGTCCGTTCCTGGATTGGTTCTGACGCCCATCCGGGCATTGAGTTCTTCCTGCGGGACCATTATTTCAATTCCGGCAGCAAGAACACCGGGAAGATATTGCAGCGAGCCTTGAACGACCACGGCGCCGGAATTGCCGTGGACGGCATTCCCGGAAAACAAACCCGGCAAACGCTGCAAACCGTTCTTGCAGAATCCGGAGAACGCAAACTCCTTGACAGCCTTTACGAGCGACGCGAGTCGTTTTATTGTTCATGCAGGCAGTTCAGCACCTTCGGTAATGGCTGGCGGAACCGTTGTAAAAATGCCTACGAGTTCGCCGCCGCCCTGGCCTAG
- a CDS encoding ParB/RepB/Spo0J family partition protein, producing the protein MAKPALGKGFDALINQNLSRESLAAPQAGDVVHQLSHASIIPSSLQPRAIFTPEQLAELVDSIKEHGIIQPLIVRKTESGKYELIAGERRWRASGILGLSTVPAIIRKASDKDVLELALIENLQRENLSPLEEASGYMRLKTEFRMKQGDIAKRVGKSRAAVANSMRLLDLPQAVQDMLGNAFISVGHAKVLLSLKNQDQQIQLGRDIVNKGYTVRQTEKAIQKLLNPPEPAAPARKPSSPQYKKISSVLAKQFGTPVNISGQGSRGSIEITFSSKAEFVRILELLGQDEWSASK; encoded by the coding sequence ATGGCAAAACCGGCTCTGGGGAAAGGCTTTGACGCCCTTATCAATCAAAATCTGTCTCGTGAATCCTTGGCGGCTCCCCAGGCGGGAGACGTTGTGCATCAATTATCCCATGCCTCCATTATTCCCAGCTCCCTCCAGCCGCGCGCCATCTTTACCCCGGAACAACTGGCGGAGCTGGTGGACTCCATCAAGGAGCACGGCATCATCCAGCCGCTGATCGTCCGGAAAACGGAAAGCGGCAAGTATGAGCTCATTGCCGGGGAAAGGCGCTGGCGCGCTTCCGGCATCCTGGGCCTGTCCACCGTGCCCGCCATCATCCGGAAGGCTTCCGACAAGGACGTGCTGGAGCTGGCGCTGATTGAAAACCTCCAGCGTGAAAACCTCAGCCCGCTGGAAGAGGCCTCCGGCTACATGCGCCTGAAAACGGAATTCCGCATGAAGCAGGGGGACATCGCCAAGCGGGTAGGCAAATCCCGCGCCGCCGTAGCCAACAGCATGCGGCTTCTGGATCTTCCCCAGGCGGTCCAGGACATGCTGGGCAACGCCTTCATCAGCGTGGGACATGCCAAGGTGCTCCTGTCCCTCAAGAACCAGGACCAGCAAATCCAGCTCGGGCGCGACATCGTCAACAAGGGCTACACCGTGCGCCAGACGGAGAAAGCCATCCAGAAGCTTCTCAATCCTCCGGAACCGGCGGCTCCCGCCAGAAAGCCCTCCTCCCCGCAGTACAAGAAGATTTCCAGCGTGCTCGCCAAACAATTCGGCACGCCGGTAAATATTTCCGGACAGGGAAGCCGGGGCTCCATTGAGATCACCTTTTCCAGCAAGGCCGAATTCGTCCGCATTCTTGAACTTCTGGGCCAGGATGAATGGTCCGCTTCCAAGTAA
- a CDS encoding M28 family metallopeptidase, whose product MTPRIGLILLTALLMQCGNPVETPLPGAETIPARLQETTHFNGGNAMFHAARMTEMGDRGSGTPGYRQQLDYLKKELAKHGWTCQEQSFEQETSKGPIQFVNLRARFGKAPDFQAPVRGLLTCHIDTKQGIAGFTGANDGASGAAAILETARILAGEPARAGELELVFFDGEESFAEHMDSDDGLYGSKHYAAAMRKPLPKWMINLDMVGRQGKKIRIPVMTPQSMYRVYSRAIRELGYSPEEWGVSGYAILDDHVPFMDLGMDTLNIIDDFQDGNWWHTSKDNIGILGEKSFKQTGEMTLHILRQLLPDPPST is encoded by the coding sequence ATGACGCCCCGCATCGGACTCATCCTGCTCACGGCCCTGCTGATGCAGTGCGGAAATCCCGTGGAAACGCCCCTTCCGGGTGCGGAAACCATTCCCGCCCGGCTCCAGGAAACAACCCACTTCAACGGAGGAAACGCCATGTTCCACGCCGCCCGGATGACGGAGATGGGGGACCGGGGTTCCGGCACTCCAGGCTACCGCCAGCAACTGGACTACCTGAAGAAGGAACTGGCCAAACACGGCTGGACCTGCCAGGAGCAATCCTTTGAACAGGAAACGTCCAAGGGCCCCATCCAGTTCGTCAACCTGCGGGCCCGGTTTGGCAAGGCGCCGGATTTCCAGGCTCCGGTCCGGGGACTGCTGACCTGCCATATCGACACCAAGCAGGGCATTGCCGGCTTCACCGGGGCCAATGACGGGGCTTCCGGCGCAGCGGCCATTCTGGAAACGGCCCGCATCCTGGCCGGGGAACCCGCGCGCGCCGGGGAATTGGAGCTGGTGTTTTTTGACGGAGAAGAGAGCTTTGCGGAACACATGGACAGTGACGACGGCCTGTACGGCTCCAAGCACTATGCCGCCGCCATGCGGAAGCCGCTGCCCAAGTGGATGATCAACCTGGACATGGTGGGGCGGCAGGGAAAAAAGATACGCATCCCGGTCATGACGCCCCAGTCCATGTACCGGGTTTATTCCCGCGCCATTCGTGAACTGGGCTATTCACCGGAGGAATGGGGGGTCTCCGGCTACGCCATTCTGGACGACCACGTCCCCTTCATGGACCTCGGCATGGATACGCTGAACATCATCGACGATTTTCAGGACGGCAACTGGTGGCACACGTCCAAGGACAACATAGGCATTCTGGGTGAGAAATCCTTCAAGCAAACCGGAGAAATGACCCTGCATATCCTCCGCCAGCTGCTGCCCGACCCGCCCTCTACCTGA
- a CDS encoding vWA domain-containing protein — MSFTSPWLLWALFAASIPIIIHLVNRWRHRSVHWAAMEFLLRAARETRGTKKLLHYLILALRVLAVAALVTAFARPLLSSFFGWGSSGLNEVLLVLDRSASMDARPDKTNSLRDAIPPLVESTFAQLGHCRLSLLDSATGTVTQIPAPEALADLTVSKTTDGGADIPALLQKAIPYLEESGSGKTEIWIASDMQASSWRPDSPLWPGVRQRLAALAIPPSIRIMALRDRPESNRGIRVRQAQVSNGRLVLDLEVLRQGFNPNQPEDVPVHLSVDNAAASATLQLAGESTAIRKEIPLPQGKESGFGFVSLPHDDFTRDDISFFTFAPRPLANILICGPSGEVGKTLSLMSAPPGLPNRKATMPGNTRAAQAALASQSMVAWYGPPPRAEMEEKLLAFIEEGGIVLFLPDDTAHGTRHPFLGVSWGAMETAPPEEYYRLETWDRQRGFLRDGSDQAAIPANRLRAVRRKPLLGKYRTLASWDDGTCALAQVRAGTGSALFLGTLPRYSWSNLADGHLLLPLLQRMADRGAERFSTSISLRVNDPALPQSATDIPVRMDNAQGSHPSGSPADTAGVYRLGAQTYAVNRPWSEDNPDQITDEKLRLLLPEASISSMQSTAETPSLVQEAWKLFLIISLACLLLEAFLCLPRHTAKRPSPTIRP; from the coding sequence ATGTCCTTCACCTCTCCCTGGCTGCTATGGGCCCTCTTTGCAGCCTCCATTCCCATCATCATTCACCTGGTCAACAGGTGGCGGCACCGCTCCGTCCATTGGGCGGCCATGGAATTCCTGCTCCGCGCCGCCAGGGAAACCCGCGGGACGAAAAAACTGCTGCACTACCTGATTCTGGCGTTGCGCGTCCTGGCCGTGGCGGCGCTGGTGACGGCCTTTGCGCGGCCCCTGCTCAGCAGCTTCTTCGGCTGGGGGAGTTCCGGACTGAATGAAGTCCTGCTGGTTCTGGACCGTTCCGCCTCCATGGACGCACGGCCGGACAAAACCAACTCCCTGCGGGACGCCATCCCGCCGCTGGTGGAATCCACCTTTGCGCAGCTTGGCCACTGCCGCCTGTCCCTGCTTGATTCCGCCACCGGAACCGTCACCCAGATTCCCGCCCCGGAAGCCCTGGCGGACCTGACCGTCAGCAAAACCACGGACGGCGGCGCAGACATTCCGGCCCTGCTGCAAAAAGCCATCCCGTATCTGGAGGAGTCCGGTTCCGGAAAGACGGAAATCTGGATTGCCTCAGACATGCAGGCCTCCTCCTGGAGGCCGGATTCCCCCCTCTGGCCCGGCGTGCGCCAGCGGCTGGCCGCTCTGGCCATTCCCCCCTCCATCCGCATCATGGCCCTCCGCGACAGGCCGGAAAGCAACCGCGGCATCAGGGTCAGGCAGGCCCAGGTGAGCAACGGCAGGCTGGTGCTGGACCTGGAGGTGCTGCGCCAGGGTTTCAACCCCAACCAGCCGGAGGACGTGCCGGTACACCTTTCCGTGGATAATGCCGCCGCCTCCGCCACGCTGCAACTGGCCGGGGAAAGCACCGCCATCAGGAAGGAAATTCCGCTGCCGCAGGGGAAGGAATCCGGCTTCGGCTTCGTTTCCCTGCCTCATGACGACTTCACCAGGGATGACATTTCCTTCTTCACCTTCGCCCCCCGACCCCTCGCCAACATCCTGATCTGCGGCCCTTCCGGAGAAGTGGGGAAAACCCTCTCCCTGATGTCCGCCCCTCCCGGTCTGCCCAACAGGAAGGCCACGATGCCCGGCAACACGCGGGCGGCGCAGGCCGCTCTGGCCTCCCAGTCCATGGTCGCCTGGTACGGACCGCCGCCGCGCGCGGAAATGGAAGAAAAGCTACTGGCCTTTATTGAAGAAGGGGGAATCGTCCTCTTCCTGCCGGACGATACGGCCCACGGCACGCGGCATCCGTTCCTGGGCGTCTCCTGGGGAGCGATGGAAACGGCCCCGCCCGAGGAGTACTACCGCCTGGAAACATGGGACCGCCAGCGCGGCTTCCTCCGGGACGGTTCCGACCAGGCGGCCATTCCCGCCAACCGGCTCCGCGCCGTGCGCCGGAAGCCCCTGCTGGGCAAATACCGCACCCTGGCCTCCTGGGATGACGGCACCTGCGCCCTGGCCCAGGTCAGGGCCGGAACGGGTTCCGCCCTGTTCCTGGGGACTCTGCCCAGATATTCCTGGTCCAACCTGGCGGACGGCCACCTGCTGCTCCCCCTGCTCCAGCGCATGGCGGACCGCGGGGCGGAACGCTTCTCCACTTCCATCTCCCTCCGGGTGAATGACCCGGCCCTGCCGCAATCCGCCACGGACATCCCCGTGCGCATGGACAACGCCCAGGGCAGCCACCCCTCCGGCTCTCCGGCGGACACGGCAGGCGTGTACCGCCTGGGAGCGCAGACCTATGCCGTGAACCGCCCCTGGTCGGAAGACAATCCGGACCAGATTACGGATGAAAAGCTCCGCCTCCTTCTGCCGGAGGCCTCCATCAGCTCCATGCAGAGCACGGCGGAAACGCCCTCCCTGGTGCAGGAGGCCTGGAAACTCTTTCTCATCATTTCCCTCGCCTGCCTGTTGCTGGAAGCTTTCCTGTGCCTGCCCAGGCACACGGCCAAACGCCCCTCCCCCACCATCCGCCCATGA